In Hymenobacter gelipurpurascens, one DNA window encodes the following:
- a CDS encoding NAD(P)H-quinone oxidoreductase: protein MHHISITQPGGPEVLLVQESPRPQPNAHEVLIRVHAAGVNRPDVLLRQGKYRGSGDVAGLVPGLEVAGIVEQCGTTVQRWQPGDAVCALLTAGGYAEYAVVDARHCLPVPEGWTMTEAASLPETAFTVWHNVFQRGALQPGETLLVHGGSSGIGITAIQLAHALGSRVAATAGSAEKCAALGPLGADIVINYKEADFEQVLAEEGVDVVLDMIGGEYTPKNLRLLRPDGRLVFINAMQGGLAEFNALDVMTRRLTITGSTLRPRSAEFKAALAAAVEQHVWPLLAAGKFRPVIYKTFPLSEAAAAHKLMESSAHIGKLVLEVVSGKQ, encoded by the coding sequence ATGCACCACATTAGCATAACCCAGCCCGGCGGCCCAGAAGTGCTGCTGGTGCAGGAGTCTCCCCGGCCCCAGCCCAACGCCCATGAAGTACTGATTCGGGTGCATGCCGCCGGTGTAAACCGCCCCGATGTGCTGCTGCGCCAAGGCAAATACCGCGGCAGCGGCGACGTGGCAGGCCTGGTGCCGGGTCTGGAAGTAGCGGGCATTGTGGAGCAATGTGGCACTACTGTGCAGCGCTGGCAGCCCGGCGACGCCGTGTGCGCCCTGCTTACGGCGGGTGGCTATGCAGAGTACGCCGTAGTAGATGCCCGGCATTGCCTGCCGGTGCCCGAAGGCTGGACCATGACGGAGGCAGCCTCACTACCCGAAACCGCATTTACGGTGTGGCACAACGTGTTTCAGCGGGGCGCTTTGCAGCCCGGCGAAACGCTGCTGGTGCACGGGGGCAGCAGCGGCATTGGCATCACGGCTATTCAGCTGGCGCATGCGCTGGGCAGCCGGGTGGCCGCCACGGCAGGAAGCGCCGAGAAATGTGCCGCTCTTGGTCCGTTAGGAGCCGATATCGTCATCAACTATAAGGAAGCCGATTTTGAGCAGGTGCTAGCTGAAGAAGGCGTGGATGTGGTGCTGGATATGATAGGAGGCGAGTATACTCCCAAAAATCTGCGCCTGCTTCGCCCCGATGGCCGTCTGGTTTTCATCAATGCCATGCAGGGTGGCCTTGCAGAGTTCAACGCGCTGGACGTGATGACCCGGCGCCTCACCATTACGGGGAGTACGCTGCGGCCCCGCTCCGCTGAGTTTAAAGCGGCGCTGGCCGCCGCCGTAGAGCAGCACGTGTGGCCTTTGCTGGCGGCCGGAAAATTTCGCCCCGTTATCTATAAAACCTTTCCGCTTTCTGAAGCCGCCGCTGCGCACAAGCTCATGGAGAGCAGCGCGCACATTGGGAAGCTAGTGCTCGAGGTAGTATCAGGCAAGCAATAG
- a CDS encoding thioredoxin family protein: MKKLLPFLAACLLLALSSFIVLRPASPGYQVGDKVADFKLKNVDGKMVSLADNKAVKGYIVVFTCNTCPYAQAYESRILALHQKYASQGYPVVAINPNDPSVAPGDSFSEMQKRAKAKRYGFPYLQDETQQVAKTYGATRTPHLYVLTRQGSDFVVSYIGAIDDNSEDASQVKTKYLENALTDIMAGKPASVNSTKAIGCTIKWKRA, from the coding sequence ATGAAAAAGCTCCTCCCTTTTCTGGCTGCGTGCCTACTGTTGGCGCTGAGCAGCTTCATTGTGCTTCGGCCGGCGTCGCCGGGTTACCAGGTTGGCGATAAGGTCGCGGACTTCAAGCTCAAGAATGTAGATGGGAAAATGGTTTCCCTGGCCGATAACAAAGCTGTGAAGGGCTACATTGTGGTGTTCACCTGCAACACTTGTCCTTACGCACAGGCCTACGAGAGCCGCATTCTGGCACTCCACCAGAAATATGCGAGCCAAGGTTACCCAGTAGTAGCCATCAACCCCAACGACCCCAGCGTAGCCCCCGGCGACTCCTTCTCCGAAATGCAGAAGCGGGCCAAAGCCAAGCGGTATGGCTTCCCCTATCTCCAGGATGAAACCCAGCAGGTAGCTAAAACCTACGGCGCCACCCGCACGCCCCACCTGTATGTGCTCACGCGCCAAGGCTCAGATTTCGTGGTGAGCTACATCGGGGCCATTGATGACAACTCCGAGGATGCCAGCCAGGTTAAAACCAAGTACCTGGAAAATGCCCTGACCGATATTATGGCTGGCAAGCCAGCCTCCGTAAACTCCACCAAAGCCATCGGGTGCACCATCAAATGGAAGCGGGCCTAG
- a CDS encoding TlpA disulfide reductase family protein: MNSLKYLALAAALLFAVPGLAQQVTVIKLPELQKRLSQQNDTTYVVNFWATWCAPCVKELPHFDQLTTTYAKQKVKVLLVSMDYASQLDKKVKPFVAKRGLKSEVVLLNEPDPNSWMDKVDSKWSGAIPFTILVNSAKKKRATFEQELTAAELNQHVQAFVK; encoded by the coding sequence ATGAACTCACTAAAATACCTGGCGCTGGCAGCAGCCCTTCTGTTTGCGGTACCTGGCCTAGCACAGCAAGTCACGGTAATCAAGCTGCCGGAGCTGCAGAAGCGCCTGAGCCAGCAGAACGACACTACCTACGTGGTGAATTTCTGGGCCACCTGGTGTGCGCCCTGCGTGAAAGAACTGCCCCACTTCGATCAGCTGACCACCACCTACGCCAAGCAGAAGGTGAAAGTGCTGCTGGTGAGTATGGACTACGCCTCCCAGCTCGACAAAAAAGTGAAACCCTTCGTGGCCAAGCGCGGCTTGAAGTCGGAAGTGGTGCTGCTGAACGAGCCCGACCCCAACTCCTGGATGGATAAAGTGGACTCTAAATGGAGCGGTGCAATACCGTTTACTATCCTAGTAAACAGCGCTAAAAAGAAACGCGCCACCTTCGAGCAGGAGCTCACGGCCGCCGAGCTGAACCAGCATGTGCAGGCCTTTGTAAAGTAG
- the ispG gene encoding (E)-4-hydroxy-3-methylbut-2-enyl-diphosphate synthase codes for MNKTYCPSLTEYKRRLSREVKIGDLPMGGLNPIRVQSMTTVDTMDTLGSVEQTLRMVEAGCEYVRITAPSVKEAQNLLEIKKELRKRGCTVPLIADIHFTPNAAELAARIVEKVRVNPGNYADKKKFDIIEYTDATYAAEVERIRERFRPLVQICKQYGTAMRIGTNHGSLSDRILSRYGDTPLGMVESALEFLRLCEEENYYDVVLSMKASNTQVMVQAYRLLVQKLDEEGLQPYPLHLGVTEAGEAEDGRIKSAVGIGTLLEDGLGDTVRVSLTEAPEAEAPVAKALIDRYTNRATEAKPIAPLATDFAAVVGNNSALGQSETAAVVAADADLSPIDPFQYHRRATREVLNIGGQNVPRVMADLSRLPGLEYADLRAVGHLYSAFLDKFQMNDLGADYVYSGQRPIPFMLPNGLKEVVDFSAWLDGGQRPDHFPAFTAAEFATVEARHPELNFVFHNLASLTEEALGHLHADPTAVLILSTDNAHAMPEIRRAFFRLIEKKITNPVIINRQYPVLTPEQTQLYAATDVGGLLLDGLGDGVVLSTELLPERSKEEWLQTLDQLNQLSFGILQAARTRMSKTEYISCPSCGRTLFDLQETTAMIRKRTDHLKGVKIGIMGCIVNGPGEMADADYGYVGVGKGKIALYRGQEVIKKAVPEERAVDDLIELMREDGRWIEPMVLEEPVGA; via the coding sequence ATGAATAAAACGTATTGCCCCAGCCTCACCGAGTACAAGCGCCGCCTCAGCCGGGAAGTAAAAATTGGCGACCTACCCATGGGTGGCCTCAACCCGATTCGGGTGCAGAGCATGACTACCGTAGATACCATGGACACGCTGGGCTCGGTGGAGCAGACGCTGCGCATGGTAGAAGCCGGCTGCGAGTACGTGCGCATCACGGCGCCCAGCGTGAAGGAGGCCCAGAACCTGCTGGAAATCAAGAAGGAGCTGCGCAAGCGCGGCTGCACCGTGCCGCTTATTGCTGATATTCACTTCACGCCCAACGCCGCCGAACTGGCCGCCCGCATAGTAGAGAAGGTGCGCGTGAACCCCGGCAACTACGCCGACAAGAAGAAGTTCGACATCATTGAGTACACCGATGCCACCTACGCCGCCGAGGTAGAGCGCATTCGGGAGCGGTTCCGGCCGCTGGTCCAGATCTGCAAGCAGTATGGCACCGCCATGCGCATCGGCACCAACCACGGCTCCTTGTCCGACCGGATTCTAAGCCGCTACGGCGACACGCCGCTGGGCATGGTGGAGTCGGCGCTGGAGTTTTTGCGCCTATGCGAGGAAGAGAACTATTACGATGTGGTGCTGAGCATGAAGGCCAGCAACACGCAGGTGATGGTACAGGCCTACCGCCTGCTGGTGCAGAAGCTCGACGAGGAAGGCCTGCAGCCCTACCCACTGCACCTGGGCGTAACGGAAGCCGGCGAAGCCGAAGACGGCCGCATCAAGAGCGCCGTAGGCATTGGCACGCTGCTGGAAGACGGCCTCGGCGACACCGTGCGCGTATCGCTCACCGAAGCTCCCGAAGCCGAAGCTCCCGTAGCCAAAGCCCTCATCGACCGGTACACCAACCGCGCCACCGAAGCCAAGCCAATTGCTCCGCTGGCCACTGATTTTGCGGCAGTTGTGGGTAACAACAGCGCTCTAGGCCAGTCAGAAACGGCGGCTGTGGTTGCGGCCGATGCTGACCTTTCGCCAATTGACCCGTTCCAGTACCACCGCCGTGCTACCCGCGAGGTGTTGAACATAGGGGGCCAAAATGTGCCCCGCGTAATGGCCGACCTCTCGCGCTTGCCCGGCCTGGAATACGCCGACCTGCGCGCCGTAGGCCACTTATACTCTGCCTTCCTCGACAAGTTCCAGATGAACGACCTCGGGGCCGACTACGTGTATTCGGGCCAGCGCCCGATTCCGTTTATGCTGCCCAATGGCCTGAAGGAAGTAGTTGACTTCTCTGCCTGGCTGGACGGCGGTCAACGCCCCGACCACTTTCCGGCCTTCACGGCGGCGGAGTTTGCTACCGTGGAGGCCCGGCACCCGGAGCTAAACTTCGTGTTCCATAACCTGGCTTCGTTGACGGAAGAGGCCCTAGGCCACCTCCACGCTGACCCCACGGCGGTACTCATCCTCTCCACCGATAACGCCCACGCCATGCCGGAAATCCGGCGGGCCTTCTTCCGACTCATTGAGAAGAAAATAACGAACCCGGTCATCATCAACCGGCAATACCCCGTGCTCACGCCCGAGCAAACCCAGCTCTACGCCGCTACCGATGTAGGTGGCCTACTGCTTGATGGCCTCGGCGACGGCGTGGTGCTGAGCACCGAGCTGCTGCCCGAGCGTAGCAAAGAGGAGTGGCTCCAAACCCTGGACCAGCTCAACCAGCTCAGCTTCGGGATTCTGCAGGCGGCCCGCACGCGCATGTCCAAGACGGAGTACATCAGCTGCCCCAGCTGCGGCCGTACCCTGTTTGATCTGCAGGAAACTACCGCCATGATCCGCAAGCGCACCGACCACCTAAAGGGCGTGAAAATCGGCATCATGGGCTGCATCGTAAACGGCCCCGGCGAAATGGCCGACGCCGACTACGGCTACGTGGGCGTGGGCAAAGGCAAAATTGCCCTCTACCGCGGTCAGGAAGTCATCAAGAAAGCCGTGCCAGAAGAACGGGCTGTGGATGACTTGATTGAACTGATGCGCGAGGATGGCCGCTGGATTGAGCCTATGGTGCTGGAAGAGCCGGTGGGTGCGTAA
- a CDS encoding LTA synthase family protein, producing the protein MNTTTIRKIGCFTCSLMLVLFLIRCRVMETPYHVVFRYPRAFYVILLASYNDLLLAAGMGAFSMGLAYLLRNRSRAQSFLLGAFVGCALVVVAFGLSYVETSQLLGGPLTYAWLYYSDFMQNSDSKAAVLANLSWRWGAKLLAWSGLLLSAGYTLQFLLRRFDAQGQYARRALFGLAAFLGVYFVMAPRHIASNELGYKHVANPVLAFSHSIYAALATTPDLFTMQVPVGFEAFPTPQAARGRNSLAPSHTRIRNVVLFVLESVPAEYVPGYQTRYNVMPELARYLPNSLRVTDMYAQIPSTNNAVVSLLGSLYPMISYQCITVEHPNIRIPSLSSELKKQQFRTGFFFAADTRFQNMHGFLASRQFDTIADFQTIACPRPALEVDAEDEFLSSADESCLLKAYTQWLPADTTGAPFFATIWTAQTHYPYFPVGAEKDYGASERYLNHYLNALHYSDQQLGHLLDELKRRGLAESTLVVVVGDHGEAFGRHVQFGHASNIYEENVRIPLLLINPLLFHGEKLAAVGGQVDVAPTILDILRKPIPAEWQGTSLFNPARKNRAYFFSPYSQYTFGFRTPRHKVIFNANTSQTQVFDLQKDPQEAHNLADQMPAFVQQSHQHLATWIQYQNAYLKRVLAPPSVVANSTRPERR; encoded by the coding sequence ATGAACACTACTACTATTCGCAAAATTGGCTGTTTTACCTGCAGCCTGATGCTCGTTCTGTTCCTGATTCGATGTCGGGTAATGGAGACTCCTTACCATGTGGTGTTTCGCTATCCAAGGGCATTTTACGTCATCTTATTAGCGTCCTACAATGACTTGCTACTGGCCGCTGGTATGGGGGCTTTTAGCATGGGGCTGGCTTATTTGCTGCGCAATAGATCCCGGGCCCAGTCCTTTCTGCTGGGTGCCTTTGTAGGCTGCGCGCTGGTAGTGGTGGCTTTTGGCCTGAGCTACGTTGAGACCAGCCAATTGCTGGGTGGCCCCCTTACCTATGCCTGGCTTTATTATTCCGACTTCATGCAAAACAGCGACTCCAAGGCGGCGGTGCTGGCCAACCTTTCCTGGCGCTGGGGGGCTAAATTGCTGGCTTGGAGTGGCCTACTGCTGAGCGCCGGTTACACCCTGCAGTTCCTGTTGCGTCGTTTCGATGCGCAAGGCCAGTACGCCCGCCGTGCCTTGTTTGGCCTGGCTGCATTTCTGGGGGTGTACTTCGTAATGGCGCCTCGCCACATTGCCAGCAACGAATTGGGCTACAAGCATGTAGCCAACCCCGTATTGGCTTTCTCCCACTCCATATACGCCGCCCTGGCTACCACTCCCGATCTGTTTACCATGCAGGTGCCCGTGGGGTTTGAGGCCTTCCCTACCCCGCAGGCCGCCAGGGGCCGCAACAGCCTGGCGCCTTCTCACACCCGCATTCGCAATGTGGTGCTGTTTGTGCTGGAATCGGTGCCCGCGGAGTATGTACCGGGCTACCAGACCCGCTATAACGTGATGCCCGAGCTGGCCCGTTACCTACCTAACTCGTTGCGGGTTACGGATATGTATGCCCAAATCCCGAGCACCAACAACGCCGTGGTGTCCCTGTTGGGCTCGCTCTACCCTATGATTTCCTACCAGTGCATTACCGTGGAACACCCTAATATCCGGATTCCCTCTCTAAGCTCTGAATTGAAGAAACAGCAGTTTCGGACGGGCTTTTTCTTTGCGGCCGATACGCGTTTCCAGAACATGCACGGATTTCTGGCCAGCCGCCAGTTCGATACTATTGCCGATTTCCAAACCATTGCTTGCCCTAGGCCAGCACTTGAGGTTGATGCGGAAGATGAATTTCTCAGTAGCGCCGATGAATCATGTCTGTTGAAAGCCTATACTCAGTGGCTGCCCGCCGACACTACCGGAGCTCCGTTTTTTGCCACCATCTGGACGGCCCAGACCCACTACCCCTACTTTCCGGTGGGAGCAGAAAAGGACTATGGTGCTTCGGAACGCTACCTCAACCACTACCTCAATGCCCTGCATTACAGCGACCAGCAGCTAGGCCACTTGCTCGATGAGCTGAAACGCCGCGGCCTGGCCGAATCAACGCTAGTAGTGGTGGTAGGCGACCATGGCGAGGCCTTCGGCCGCCATGTGCAGTTCGGCCACGCCTCCAACATCTATGAGGAAAACGTACGCATTCCGCTCTTACTGATTAATCCCTTGCTTTTCCACGGCGAAAAACTGGCAGCAGTCGGCGGCCAGGTTGACGTGGCCCCCACCATCCTGGACATCCTGCGCAAGCCCATTCCGGCCGAGTGGCAGGGCACCAGCCTTTTCAACCCCGCCCGGAAGAACCGAGCGTATTTTTTTAGCCCCTATTCACAGTACACCTTCGGCTTCCGCACACCCCGGCACAAGGTTATTTTCAACGCCAACACCAGCCAAACCCAGGTGTTTGACCTGCAGAAAGACCCGCAGGAAGCCCACAACCTCGCCGACCAGATGCCCGCCTTCGTGCAGCAAAGCCACCAGCATCTGGCCACTTGGATTCAATACCAAAACGCCTACCTGAAACGTGTGCTGGCACCTCCGTCCGTAGTAGCCAATTCTACGCGCCCAGAGCGCCGGTAG
- a CDS encoding Rossmann-fold NAD(P)-binding domain-containing protein: MKIRAIVTGATGMVGEGVLHEALNHPDVEQVLSISRKPSGITHPKLREILHENFQDLTAIQDQVTGYNACFFCLGVSSVGMKQPEYRRLTYDLTLHFAQTLLPRNPGLTFCYVSGAGTDSTGHGRSMWARVKGQTENELLQMGFAQAYMFRPGFMKATPGLKHVLPYYKYFDWMYPALRRFLPQYVSTLAELGLAMIQVVQKGYSKRVLEVPDIVALAKV; the protein is encoded by the coding sequence ATGAAAATACGCGCAATAGTAACTGGGGCCACCGGCATGGTGGGAGAGGGCGTGCTGCACGAAGCCCTGAACCACCCGGATGTAGAGCAAGTGCTGTCCATTAGTCGCAAGCCCAGCGGTATCACGCACCCCAAGCTGCGAGAGATTCTGCACGAGAACTTCCAGGACCTAACCGCTATTCAGGACCAGGTGACGGGCTACAACGCCTGTTTTTTCTGCCTGGGCGTATCGTCGGTGGGCATGAAGCAGCCGGAGTACCGCCGCCTGACCTACGACCTTACGCTGCACTTCGCCCAAACCCTGCTGCCCCGCAACCCCGGCCTCACGTTCTGCTACGTATCCGGCGCCGGCACTGATAGCACGGGACATGGCCGCAGCATGTGGGCCCGCGTGAAGGGCCAGACGGAAAACGAGTTGCTGCAGATGGGCTTTGCACAGGCCTACATGTTCCGGCCGGGCTTCATGAAGGCTACGCCGGGCCTCAAGCACGTGCTGCCTTACTACAAGTACTTCGACTGGATGTATCCGGCACTACGACGGTTCCTGCCGCAATACGTGTCTACGCTGGCGGAGCTAGGCCTGGCCATGATACAGGTAGTGCAGAAAGGCTACTCGAAACGGGTGCTGGAAGTGCCCGATATTGTGGCGCTGGCCAAGGTGTAG
- a CDS encoding glycosyltransferase, giving the protein MSQTADLVAPVALVLPCYNPPAHWTTNILESLGRLQLLLPAEALPIHLYLINDGSAGVAPEDVQFLQEHLPHFTYLTYPLNRGKGYALRTGISQVTEPLCLFTDIDFPYEETSLATVYKALRSGQCDVAVGTRDEAYYEKVPASRVFISKMLRRSTRFLLGLAVSDTQCGLKGFNQRGREVFLRGQIDRYLFDLEFIFLASRSAEKLRVLPVPVRLKPNIIFSRMSPKILLNESGSFLKILLARFV; this is encoded by the coding sequence TTGAGTCAGACTGCTGACCTAGTTGCGCCGGTCGCGCTGGTATTGCCCTGTTACAATCCGCCCGCTCACTGGACCACCAACATTCTGGAGAGCCTCGGGCGTCTGCAACTCCTGTTGCCAGCAGAGGCTCTGCCCATTCATCTATACCTCATCAATGATGGCAGTGCCGGCGTGGCTCCCGAGGACGTGCAGTTTCTGCAGGAACACCTGCCGCATTTCACGTACCTGACGTACCCGCTTAACCGGGGGAAAGGCTACGCCCTCCGGACCGGAATTTCGCAGGTAACGGAGCCGCTGTGCCTGTTCACGGATATCGATTTCCCGTACGAGGAAACCAGCTTAGCCACCGTGTACAAGGCCCTGCGCTCCGGGCAGTGCGATGTAGCGGTTGGCACCCGCGACGAGGCGTACTACGAGAAGGTGCCAGCCAGCCGCGTATTCATTTCCAAGATGTTGCGCCGCAGTACGCGCTTTCTGCTGGGCCTGGCCGTATCGGATACGCAGTGTGGGCTGAAGGGCTTCAACCAGCGGGGGCGGGAGGTATTTCTGCGCGGGCAGATTGACCGCTACCTCTTCGATCTGGAATTTATCTTCCTGGCCTCGCGCTCTGCCGAAAAGCTGCGGGTGCTGCCTGTGCCGGTGCGGCTCAAGCCCAACATCATCTTCTCCCGGATGAGCCCCAAAATCCTGCTCAATGAAAGTGGGAGCTTCCTGAAAATACTGCTGGCACGCTTTGTATGA